Proteins encoded within one genomic window of Schaalia sp. HMT-172:
- a CDS encoding DUF6301 family protein, giving the protein MSFEFTVLSDDRFLEILQAWVDSPWPKTAEDGYALRDRFGWTPSENKPNVFTSDVVPDELSASFTSRQGLIGSFDFLITDIAPEEAWGDSLKDALEIYRHFCDILKSRYGKPKRRKNRNGYYRSSFVTSQGVGVSVGGTIAHVSCVVESPEEMFIESEYARLVAKGYISEDE; this is encoded by the coding sequence ATGTCCTTTGAGTTCACCGTGTTGTCCGATGATCGTTTCCTCGAGATCCTCCAGGCCTGGGTGGACTCACCCTGGCCCAAAACCGCCGAAGACGGCTACGCCCTACGCGACCGCTTCGGATGGACACCCTCGGAGAACAAGCCGAATGTTTTCACCTCTGATGTCGTGCCTGATGAGCTTTCCGCTAGCTTCACCAGTCGGCAGGGTTTGATTGGTTCTTTTGACTTTCTGATCACTGATATTGCGCCGGAGGAGGCTTGGGGGGATTCACTGAAGGATGCCTTGGAGATTTATCGGCACTTCTGCGACATTCTGAAGAGTCGGTATGGGAAGCCCAAGCGGCGCAAGAATAGAAATGGTTATTACCGCTCGAGTTTTGTGACGTCTCAGGGGGTTGGCGTGAGTGTGGGGGGCACGATCGCTCACGTGAGTTGTGTTGTTGAGTCTCCTGAGGAGATGTTTATTGAGAGTGAGTATGCGCGTCTGGTCGCCAAGGGGTATATCTCGGAGGACGAGTAG
- a CDS encoding DUF6301 family protein, with protein sequence MSFEFTVLSDDRFIEILEAWVDSPWPKTAEDGYALRDHLGWTADSQDPALFTSDVEPDEPSAYFTATNDSINSLTFPITDIAPEEARGDSLEDALVIYRHFCDILKSRYGKPKRRKNRNGYYRSNFVTSQGVGVSVGGTIAHVSCVVESPEEMFIASEYARLVAKGYISEDE encoded by the coding sequence ATGTCCTTTGAGTTCACCGTGTTGTCCGATGATCGTTTCATCGAGATTCTTGAGGCGTGGGTGGACTCACCCTGGCCCAAAACCGCCGAAGACGGCTACGCCCTACGAGACCACCTGGGATGGACAGCAGATTCTCAAGATCCGGCGCTATTCACCTCAGATGTTGAGCCAGATGAGCCGTCAGCTTACTTTACAGCGACAAATGACTCGATTAATTCATTGACCTTTCCTATAACTGACATTGCTCCGGAGGAGGCTCGGGGGGATTCGTTGGAGGATGCCCTGGTGATTTATCGGCATTTTTGTGACATTCTGAAGAGCCGGTACGGCAAGCCCAAGCGGCGCAAGAATAGAAATGGTTATTACCGTTCGAATTTTGTGACGTCTCAGGGTGTTGGTGTGAGTGTGGGGGGCACGATCGCTCACGTGAGTTGTGTTGTTGAGTCTCCTGAGGAGATGTTTATTGCGAGTGAGTATGCGCGTCTGGTCGCCAAGGGGTATATCTCGGAGGACGAGTAG
- a CDS encoding DUF6301 family protein, translated as MSFEFTVLSDDRFIEILEAWVDSPWPKTAEDGYALRDRFGWVPAEDKPSLFTSDVRPDELSSSFSVSGGNIRSMRVPITDIAPEEARGDSLEDALVIYRHFCDILKSRYGKPKQRRNRGGYYRSMYVTSRGVGISIGGNRSLIDCYIKSPELMFIESEYARLVAKGYISEDE; from the coding sequence ATGTCCTTTGAGTTCACCGTGTTGTCCGATGATCGTTTCATCGAGATTCTTGAGGCGTGGGTGGACTCACCCTGGCCCAAAACCGCCGAAGACGGCTACGCCCTACGCGACCGCTTCGGGTGGGTGCCTGCGGAGGATAAGCCGAGTTTGTTTACTTCGGATGTTCGTCCCGACGAACTATCCTCGAGCTTCTCTGTCAGCGGTGGAAACATCAGGTCAATGCGTGTACCGATCACCGATATTGCACCGGAGGAGGCTCGGGGGGATTCGCTGGAGGATGCCCTGGTGATTTATCGGCATTTTTGCGACATTCTGAAGAGCCGGTACGGTAAGCCCAAGCAGCGCAGGAACAGGGGAGGTTACTATCGTTCGATGTATGTTACTTCCCGCGGTGTTGGTATCAGTATTGGTGGTAATCGGTCTCTCATTGACTGCTACATTAAGTCTCCTGAGTTGATGTTTATTGAGAGCGAGTATGCGCGTTTGGTCGCCAAGGGGTATATCTCGGAGGACGAGTAG
- a CDS encoding AGE family epimerase/isomerase, which translates to MGWFDSIEHNRWLSANMQALIEEAEGAIVPTGFAHLDADGKPDLSRSIDLAVTGRMAYIFSLGALMGLPGTRRYADHAVKSLTTYFTDPVNGGMWYQIKAEPDEEGHGVPWDEASRVKSQYHTVYALLGVAAATVANRPGAHELLETMLQEQKDYWIDDYGLVWDQYDEAFTEPAPVHALGTLIHTIEAYMAAAEATTEPEWLDRAEKMTAFAYKVASKNNWRIPEYYDEEWQPSLEAGKLCNDGRRYHEGYVTGHSMQLARFTLQVRAGLRSMGWDVPDYLLEMGTELFERARVDGWRRTGGAPGFSTGVNDQGDPVPGEDEHQQWVVCEGVCAAVAVRRAMLDDGHRLDEVEHFEHCYRSFVDYIHDYLITQPGRWIRRLGPNNESVQPAKSSRWDVYHAIQAMLAIRVPLWPPTAPALSRGLLDHPEEPAPDKKSWNFFGLRG; encoded by the coding sequence GTGGGATGGTTTGATTCCATCGAACATAACCGTTGGCTCAGCGCCAACATGCAGGCGCTCATCGAGGAAGCCGAGGGTGCAATCGTGCCCACCGGCTTCGCGCACCTGGACGCCGACGGCAAACCGGACCTGAGCCGATCCATCGACCTGGCCGTCACCGGACGCATGGCCTACATCTTCTCCCTCGGTGCGCTCATGGGCCTGCCCGGCACGCGCCGCTACGCCGATCACGCCGTCAAGTCGCTGACCACGTACTTCACGGACCCCGTCAACGGCGGCATGTGGTACCAGATCAAGGCCGAACCCGACGAGGAGGGCCACGGCGTCCCCTGGGACGAGGCGTCGCGCGTGAAGTCCCAGTACCACACCGTGTACGCGCTGCTCGGCGTGGCCGCCGCGACCGTCGCGAACCGGCCCGGCGCGCACGAGCTCCTCGAAACCATGCTCCAAGAGCAGAAGGACTACTGGATCGACGACTACGGCCTCGTGTGGGACCAGTACGATGAGGCCTTCACCGAGCCCGCACCCGTGCACGCGCTCGGCACGCTCATCCACACGATCGAGGCCTACATGGCCGCCGCCGAGGCCACGACCGAGCCCGAATGGCTCGACCGCGCCGAAAAAATGACGGCCTTCGCGTACAAGGTCGCCTCCAAGAACAACTGGCGCATCCCCGAGTACTACGACGAAGAATGGCAGCCCAGCCTCGAGGCCGGAAAGCTCTGCAACGACGGGCGCCGCTACCACGAAGGCTACGTCACCGGGCACTCCATGCAGCTCGCGCGCTTCACCCTGCAGGTGCGCGCCGGCCTGCGCTCCATGGGCTGGGACGTGCCCGACTACCTGCTCGAGATGGGCACCGAGCTGTTCGAACGCGCCCGCGTCGACGGCTGGCGTCGCACCGGCGGCGCCCCCGGCTTCTCGACCGGCGTCAACGACCAGGGCGATCCCGTGCCCGGCGAGGACGAGCACCAGCAGTGGGTCGTGTGTGAGGGCGTGTGCGCGGCCGTCGCCGTGCGCCGCGCCATGCTGGATGATGGGCACCGCCTCGACGAGGTCGAGCACTTCGAGCACTGCTACCGCTCCTTCGTCGACTACATCCACGACTACCTGATCACCCAGCCCGGACGCTGGATTCGCCGCCTCGGCCCCAACAACGAGAGCGTCCAGCCCGCCAAGTCCTCGCGCTGGGACGTCTACCACGCGATCCAGGCGATGCTCGCCATCCGCGTGCCCCTGTGGCCGCCGACGGCCCCCGCTCTCTCGCGCGGTCTCCTCGACCACCCCGAGGAGCCGGCGCCCGACAAGAAGTCCTGGAACTTCTTCGGCCTGCGAGGCTGA
- a CDS encoding L,D-transpeptidase: MNRISIRLLHCLGASITALACVTLSPLAAAATDATAADSTVVTAPSGEAPTTPASPASPEASLASSSTTPTTPASPQASPASSNDDPAPATPSPTPTPEPSATPTEPAPPVTGHWVRQAAGWRYEFSDGTWLKGGVHAVGATRYAFTDDGYVPVGWYRSPEGTWYASTEDGVRTGWYHDGAAWYFLDGDGSMATGWRLSGGAWYYLDPTRGGAMATGWAKDANTWYYMDASGAMKSSTWVREGAWYYLTGSGAMATGWFIADGSWYYADGSGAMATGWLNDSGTWYYLNPSGAMGTGWIQEGSSWYYLNPNAGGAMATGWAAVGGAWNYFDRWKGFWVSGRADFEADWNYAKTLYSPTNYLVVVDTGAPHCMTFYWAEGTWQPLTDMPCSVGKASTPTVTGTFTIKNRGSSFGHGYTAYWWTQFYGDYLFHSVLYYEGSYTVKDGTLGGHVSHGCVRLRYEDAKWLHDTIPSGTYVTLY; encoded by the coding sequence ATGAACAGGATCAGCATCCGCCTTCTCCACTGCCTCGGCGCGTCGATAACCGCGCTCGCGTGCGTCACCCTCTCCCCCCTCGCCGCCGCTGCAACAGACGCCACGGCCGCAGACAGCACCGTCGTCACGGCACCCTCCGGCGAGGCACCGACCACCCCGGCCTCGCCGGCCTCGCCCGAGGCATCCCTGGCCTCGTCGAGCACCACCCCGACCACCCCGGCCTCGCCCCAGGCGTCCCCGGCCTCGTCGAACGACGACCCTGCACCCGCCACGCCCTCCCCCACCCCGACCCCCGAGCCGAGCGCCACCCCAACCGAGCCTGCGCCGCCCGTCACCGGCCACTGGGTACGCCAGGCGGCCGGATGGCGCTACGAGTTCTCCGACGGCACCTGGCTCAAGGGCGGCGTCCACGCGGTGGGAGCCACGCGATACGCCTTCACCGACGACGGATACGTGCCGGTGGGCTGGTACCGCAGCCCAGAGGGCACCTGGTACGCCTCCACCGAGGACGGCGTGCGCACCGGCTGGTACCACGACGGCGCCGCCTGGTACTTCCTTGACGGCGACGGTTCCATGGCCACCGGATGGCGTCTGTCCGGGGGCGCCTGGTACTACCTCGACCCCACGCGAGGCGGCGCCATGGCCACCGGCTGGGCCAAAGACGCCAACACCTGGTACTACATGGACGCCTCCGGGGCGATGAAGTCCTCGACCTGGGTGCGTGAGGGAGCCTGGTACTACCTGACGGGCAGCGGAGCCATGGCCACCGGATGGTTTATCGCCGACGGATCCTGGTATTACGCGGACGGCAGCGGCGCCATGGCCACCGGGTGGCTCAACGACTCCGGCACCTGGTACTACCTGAACCCCTCGGGCGCGATGGGCACCGGGTGGATTCAGGAGGGATCGAGCTGGTACTACCTGAACCCGAACGCCGGCGGCGCCATGGCCACCGGCTGGGCCGCAGTCGGCGGCGCATGGAACTACTTCGACCGCTGGAAGGGCTTCTGGGTGTCCGGCCGCGCCGACTTCGAAGCCGACTGGAACTACGCGAAGACCCTCTACAGCCCCACCAACTACCTGGTCGTCGTCGACACCGGCGCCCCGCACTGCATGACCTTCTACTGGGCGGAAGGCACCTGGCAGCCGCTCACGGACATGCCGTGCTCCGTCGGCAAGGCATCGACCCCCACGGTCACCGGCACCTTCACCATCAAGAACCGCGGCTCCTCTTTCGGGCACGGATACACGGCGTACTGGTGGACCCAGTTCTACGGCGACTACCTCTTCCACTCCGTCCTCTACTACGAGGGAAGCTACACGGTGAAAGACGGGACACTCGGCGGCCACGTCTCCCACGGGTGCGTGCGCCTGCGCTACGAGGACGCCAAGTGGCTACACGACACGATCCCATCGGGGACCTACGTGACGCTCTACTGA
- a CDS encoding DUF6301 family protein, with amino-acid sequence MSFKFTVLSDDRFIEILEAWVDSPWPKTAEDGYALRDRFGWTQKEAKPNVFTSDVHPIGFPCYFTKGSGSIGTFRFLLTDIAPEEARGDSLEDALVIYRHFCDILKSRYGKPKGRKNRNGHYRSNFVTSQGVGVSVGGTIAHVSCVIKSPEEMFIESEYARLVAKGYISEDE; translated from the coding sequence ATGTCCTTTAAGTTTACCGTGTTGTCCGATGATCGTTTCATCGAGATTCTTGAGGCCTGGGTGGACTCACCCTGGCCCAAAACCGCCGAAGACGGCTACGCCCTGCGCGACCGCTTCGGATGGACACAGAAGGAAGCGAAGCCCAACGTCTTTACTTCTGACGTTCACCCAATAGGGTTTCCTTGTTACTTCACAAAAGGGAGTGGCTCAATCGGAACGTTTCGTTTTCTCCTCACTGATATTGCGCCTGAGGAGGCTCGGGGGGATTCGCTGGAGGATGCCCTGGTGATTTACCGGCACTTCTGCGACATTCTGAAGAGCCGGTACGGCAAGCCCAAGGGTCGGAAGAATAGAAATGGTCATTACCGTTCGAACTTTGTGACGTCTCAGGGTGTTGGCGTGAGTGTGGGGGGCACCATCGCTCACGTGAGTTGTGTCATTAAGTCTCCTGAGGAGATGTTTATTGAGAGCGAGTATGCGCGTTTGGTCGCCAAGGGGTATATCTCGGAGGACGAGTAG
- a CDS encoding DUF6273 domain-containing protein has protein sequence MKKGTVVLTAVLLAVTLGILFHYHQRSQRYAQALRLAESGDASGAYGLFVGLGDYADARERAAGLVEEDPALPYRGATKGDVVSFGSFEQDGDASNGPESIRWIVLERFDDRLLLLSADVLEGRQYNHVPFQDVTWADSDLRAWMNDDFFDAAFTPAQRGIIPSVLNDNADQSVTGAPGGAPTQDRVFALSEQESVVYLSGSANRSDIGEALASEYAASGALTVTEDGTADWWLRSPGTYGFAAQFVDAAGTPVASGANVDVLYGARPALWIDLSEVGGDGR, from the coding sequence ATGAAGAAGGGAACCGTCGTACTCACGGCGGTTCTCCTCGCGGTGACCCTCGGCATCCTGTTCCATTACCACCAGCGTTCACAGCGCTACGCGCAGGCTCTGCGCCTGGCTGAGTCCGGGGACGCTTCGGGGGCATACGGGCTTTTCGTCGGCCTCGGGGACTACGCGGACGCACGAGAACGCGCGGCGGGCCTCGTCGAGGAGGACCCGGCGCTCCCCTACCGCGGGGCCACCAAGGGGGACGTCGTCTCTTTCGGCTCCTTCGAACAGGACGGAGACGCCTCCAACGGCCCGGAGTCGATCCGGTGGATCGTGTTGGAGCGTTTCGACGACCGGCTCCTGCTGCTCAGCGCCGACGTCCTCGAAGGACGCCAGTACAACCACGTTCCGTTCCAGGACGTGACGTGGGCGGACAGCGACCTGCGCGCGTGGATGAACGACGACTTCTTCGACGCCGCCTTCACGCCCGCCCAGCGGGGAATCATCCCCTCCGTCCTCAACGACAACGCCGACCAGTCCGTCACCGGCGCCCCGGGAGGCGCGCCCACGCAGGACCGCGTCTTCGCGCTCAGCGAGCAGGAAAGCGTCGTCTACCTCTCCGGCAGCGCCAACCGCTCCGACATCGGCGAGGCTCTCGCGAGCGAATACGCGGCCTCGGGCGCCCTGACCGTCACCGAGGACGGGACGGCCGACTGGTGGCTGCGCTCGCCAGGAACCTACGGCTTCGCCGCGCAATTCGTTGACGCGGCCGGCACGCCGGTCGCCAGCGGCGCGAATGTCGACGTCCTGTACGGGGCTCGGCCCGCGCTGTGGATCGACCTGTCCGAGGTCGGTGGGGACGGGCGATGA
- a CDS encoding DUF4418 family protein: protein MSKKDLVIPLVPAALSAALLAGGVTVFSACEPRPDGTWMHCHQCQNSVAASAAGLAVFFGTAAFIKNKGVRLALQVLCLVGAVVVFFIPGVICPLCMMKTMRCHTVFQPFVRIMSVLVAGGGVAAVVNTLKKDKASQA from the coding sequence GTGTCCAAGAAGGACCTCGTCATCCCCCTCGTGCCCGCTGCCCTGAGCGCCGCGCTCCTGGCGGGAGGCGTCACCGTCTTTTCTGCGTGTGAACCCAGGCCGGACGGAACCTGGATGCACTGCCATCAGTGCCAAAACTCCGTCGCGGCCAGCGCCGCCGGCCTCGCCGTGTTCTTCGGGACGGCGGCTTTCATCAAGAACAAGGGCGTGCGCCTCGCCCTCCAGGTCCTCTGCCTCGTCGGCGCCGTCGTCGTCTTTTTCATCCCCGGCGTCATCTGCCCGCTGTGCATGATGAAGACGATGCGCTGTCACACGGTGTTCCAGCCCTTCGTGCGCATCATGAGCGTCCTCGTCGCGGGCGGCGGCGTCGCCGCCGTCGTGAACACGCTCAAGAAGGACAAGGCCTCCCAGGCCTGA
- the pgm gene encoding phosphoglucomutase (alpha-D-glucose-1,6-bisphosphate-dependent) translates to MHDRAGTRALPEDLINVDDVISAYYDIVPDPTDVGQRVAFGTSGHRGASLDGKFNEAHIIAITAAIIEYRASQGINGPLFIGRDTHALSEPAWRTALEVLAAAGIDTRIDSRGSYTPTPAVSVAILGANGAPANLRTEGNGLADGIVVTPSHNPPRDGGFKYNPPHGGPADTDATGWIAARANELLDSGEWKNVPRVTGSELLHDPNIKPFDYLEFYVSQLDQVVDIEAIRNAGVRIGADPLGGASIDYWAAIGERYGLDLTVVNPEVDPAWPFMTLDWDGKIRMDCSSPYAMASLRQAMTPDAEGNTPYDIATGNDADSDRHGIVTPDGLMNPNHFLAVAIEYLFTHRPGWSEDAAVGKTLVSSALIDRVVAAMGRKLIEVPVGFKYFVPGLLSGTVGFGGEESAGASFLRKDGTVWSTDKDGIILALLASEILAVTGKTPSQLHREQVERFGASAYARIDAAASREEKAKLAALSPEDVTATELAGDPIVAKLVRAPGNDAPIGGLKVTTESAWFAARPSGTEDVYKIYAESFKGAEHLAQVQEAAKQVVSDALNG, encoded by the coding sequence ATGCATGATCGAGCTGGCACACGTGCCCTTCCAGAAGACCTCATCAACGTCGACGATGTCATCTCCGCCTACTACGACATCGTCCCTGACCCGACCGACGTGGGACAGCGCGTCGCGTTCGGAACGTCGGGCCACCGCGGCGCTTCGCTGGACGGTAAGTTCAACGAGGCGCACATCATCGCCATCACCGCGGCGATCATCGAGTACCGCGCGTCGCAGGGCATCAACGGTCCGCTGTTCATCGGCCGTGACACGCACGCCCTGAGCGAGCCCGCGTGGCGTACCGCCCTGGAGGTCCTCGCGGCCGCCGGCATCGACACGCGCATTGACTCGCGCGGCTCCTACACGCCGACCCCCGCCGTGTCTGTCGCGATCCTGGGCGCGAACGGCGCGCCGGCGAATCTGCGCACCGAGGGCAACGGCCTGGCCGACGGTATCGTCGTGACCCCCAGCCACAACCCGCCGCGCGACGGCGGCTTCAAGTACAACCCGCCTCACGGCGGCCCCGCGGACACGGACGCGACCGGTTGGATCGCGGCGCGCGCGAACGAGCTGCTGGATTCGGGCGAGTGGAAGAATGTTCCGCGCGTCACCGGCTCCGAGCTGCTGCACGACCCGAACATTAAGCCCTTCGATTACCTGGAGTTCTACGTCTCGCAGCTGGACCAGGTTGTCGACATTGAGGCGATCCGCAACGCGGGCGTGCGCATCGGCGCCGACCCGCTGGGCGGCGCGTCCATCGACTACTGGGCGGCCATCGGCGAGCGTTACGGCCTGGATCTGACGGTCGTCAACCCCGAGGTGGACCCGGCGTGGCCGTTCATGACGCTGGACTGGGATGGCAAGATCCGCATGGACTGCTCGTCACCCTACGCGATGGCATCTCTGCGTCAGGCCATGACCCCCGACGCCGAGGGCAACACCCCCTACGACATCGCGACCGGCAACGACGCGGATTCGGATCGCCACGGCATCGTCACCCCCGACGGCCTGATGAACCCGAACCACTTCCTGGCTGTGGCTATCGAGTACCTGTTCACGCACCGTCCCGGCTGGAGCGAGGATGCGGCCGTGGGTAAGACCCTCGTGTCTTCCGCGCTGATCGACCGCGTCGTGGCCGCCATGGGCCGCAAGCTGATCGAGGTGCCGGTGGGCTTCAAGTACTTCGTGCCCGGCCTGCTGTCCGGCACCGTGGGCTTTGGCGGCGAGGAGAGCGCGGGAGCGTCCTTCCTGCGTAAGGACGGCACCGTGTGGTCGACCGATAAGGATGGCATCATCCTGGCGCTGCTGGCCTCGGAGATCCTGGCCGTGACCGGTAAGACCCCGTCGCAGCTGCATAGGGAGCAGGTGGAGCGCTTCGGCGCCTCCGCCTACGCTCGTATCGACGCGGCCGCATCCCGCGAGGAGAAGGCGAAGCTCGCGGCCCTGTCCCCTGAGGACGTGACCGCGACCGAGCTGGCCGGCGACCCGATCGTCGCGAAGCTGGTGCGCGCGCCCGGTAACGACGCGCCGATCGGCGGCCTGAAGGTGACGACGGAGTCCGCGTGGTTCGCGGCTCGCCCGTCGGGCACCGAGGACGTGTACAAGATCTACGCGGAGTCCTTCAAGGGTGCCGAGCACTTGGCGCAGGTCCAGGAGGCCGCCAAGCAGGTCGTGTCCGACGCCCTGAACGGCTGA
- a CDS encoding DUF6301 family protein — translation MSFEFTVLSDDRFLEILEAWVDSPWPKTVEDGYALRDRFGWTPSENKPNVFTSDVVPDELSASFTSRQGLIGSFDFLITDIAPEEAWGYSLEPAKVIYRHFCEILTRRYGKAKQRTSKKERYRSTFVTPQGVGVKVGGNDALVSCIVESPEEMFIASEYARLVAKGYISEDE, via the coding sequence ATGTCCTTTGAGTTTACCGTGTTGTCCGATGATCGTTTCCTCGAGATTCTTGAGGCGTGGGTGGATTCGCCCTGGCCCAAGACCGTCGAAGACGGCTACGCCCTACGCGACCGCTTCGGATGGACACCCTCGGAGAACAAGCCGAATGTTTTCACCTCTGATGTCGTGCCTGATGAGCTTTCCGCTAGCTTCACCAGTCGGCAGGGTTTGATTGGTTCTTTTGACTTTCTGATCACTGATATTGCGCCGGAGGAGGCTTGGGGGTATTCGTTGGAGCCGGCGAAGGTGATTTATCGGCATTTCTGTGAGATTTTGACGCGCCGGTATGGGAAGGCGAAGCAGCGTACCAGTAAGAAGGAGCGTTATCGTTCTACTTTTGTTACCCCGCAGGGAGTGGGAGTGAAGGTGGGCGGCAATGATGCTCTGGTCAGCTGCATTGTTGAGTCTCCTGAGGAGATGTTTATTGCGAGTGAGTATGCGCGTCTGGTCGCCAAGGGGTATATCTCGGAGGACGAGTAG